One window of the Eucalyptus grandis isolate ANBG69807.140 chromosome 6, ASM1654582v1, whole genome shotgun sequence genome contains the following:
- the LOC104450392 gene encoding probable galactinol--sucrose galactosyltransferase 1 translates to MTVGAGISVSDGKLTVLGSSVLTDVHPNIEVTHAAGDALASGAFLGVRSDQIGSRRVFPVGKLEGLRFMCVFRFKMWWMTQRMGNCGQDIPFETQFLIVEARDGSHFDNRGEYGSSDQPALYTVFLPILEGDFRAVLQGNERNELEICLESGDPAVTGFEGSHLVFVAAGSDPFEVITNAVKTVEKHLQTFSHRERKKMPDMLNWFGWCTWDAFYTDVTAEGVKQGLESFEKGGVPPRFVIIDDGWQSVGMDPTSKDSKADNTANFANRLTHIKENHKFQKDGQEGSRVDDPALGLRHIVTEIKEKHSLKYAYVWHAITGYWGGVRPGVDGMEHYESKMAYPVSSPGVESNEPCDALKSITTNGLGLVNPEKVFSFYNELHSYLASAGIDGVKVDVQNILETLGAGHGGRVKLARKYHQALEASISRNFPDNGIISCMSHNTDGLYSTKRAAVIRASDDFWPRDPASHTIHIASVAYNTIFLGEFMQPDWDMFHSLHPMAEYHGAARAVGGCAIYVSDKPGQHDFNLLRKLVLPDGSILRAKLPGRPTRDCLFTDPARDGKSLLKIWNMNDFSGVVGVFNCQGAGWCKIGKKNLIHDEQPGTTTGVIRASDVDYLPKVAGIDWTGNVILYSHLGGEVVYVPRNTSLPVTLKSREYEVFTVAPVKELSGGALFAPIGLIKMFNSGGAIKGLEYETLSGLVHLKIRGCGVFGAYSSVRPQRVLIDSQESEFRYEEPSGLLTFTLRVPEEELYQWNVAIDL, encoded by the exons ATGACGGTCGGGGCTGGGATTAGCGTGAGCGATGGCAAGTTGACGGTGCTCGGGAGCTCCGTGCTGACGGACGTGCACCCGAACATCGAGGTCACGCACGCCGCCGGCGACGCGCTGGCCAGCGGCGCGTTCCTCGGCGTCAGGTCTGATCAGATCGGGAGCCGCCGCGTTTTCCCCGTCGGCAAGCTCGA GGGACTGCGCTTTATGTGTGTGTTTCGCTTCAAGATGTGGTGGATGACGCAGAGGATGGGTAACTGTGGTCAAGACATACCTTTTGAGACTCAGTTCCTGATCGTGGAAGCGCGAGATGGCTCTCACTTTGATAACCGGGGCGAATATGGGTCCTCTGACCAGCCGGCACTCTATACTGTTTTCTTACCAATTCTCGAAGGCGATTTCAGAGCTGTTTTGCAAGGAAATGAACGTAACGAGCTGGAAATTTGTTTAGAAAGCG GTGATCCCGCGGTTACTGGATTTGAGGGAAGTCACTTGGTTTTTGTGGCAGCTGGTTCTGACCCATTTGAGGTCATCACCAATGCTGTCAA GACAGTTGAGAAACATTTACAGACATTTTCTCACCGCGAGAGAAAGAAG ATGCCGGATATGCTGAATTGGTTTGGCTGGTGTACCTGGGATGCTTTCTATACAGATGTCACAGCTGAGGGTGTGAAACAAGGATTAGAGAG CTTCGAGAAAGGTGGAGTACCTCCCAGGTTTGTCATAATTGATGATGGATGGCAATCCGTTGGAATGGATCCCACCAGCAAAGACTCCAAAGCAGACAACACTGCTAA CTTTGCAAACCGATTGACTCATATCAAGGAGAACCATAAGTTCCAGAAAGATGGCCAAGAGGGTAGCAGAGTGGACGATCCGGCCCTGGGCCTTCGTCACATTGTCACGGAGATCAAAGAAAAACATTCCTTGAA GTATGCATATGTGTGGCACGCGATCACAGGTTATTGGGGTGGTGTTAGGCCTGGTGTGGATGGAATGGAACATTATGAGTCCAAGATGGCATACCCTGTCTCATCTCCGGGAGTTGAATCAAATGAGCCTTGTGATGCCCTCAAGAGCATCACTACTAATGGCCTCGGCCTTGTCAATCCTGAGAAAGTTTTCAGCTTTTACAACGAACTCCACTCCTATCTTGCCTCTGCTGGTATTGATGGTGTTAAAGTCGATGTTCAGAATATCCTGGAAACTCTAGGGGCAGGCCATGGTGGAAGAGTGAAACTTGCTAGGAAATATCATCAGGCATTGGAGGCATCTATCTCTAGGAATTTTCCCGACAATGGAATCATATCTTGTATGAGTCACAACACAGATGGTTTGTACAG CACGAAGCGGGCAGCTGTTATAAGGGCTTCTGATGACTTCTGGCCAAGAGATCCAGCATCACACACAATCCATATTGCATCAGTTGCTTACAATACCATTTTCCTCGGGGAGTTCATGCAGCCTGATTGGGATATGTTTCAT AGCCTACACCCAATGGCGGAATATCATGGAGCAGCCCGTGCAGTCGGTGGGTGCGCTATTTACGTCAG TGATAAACCTGGTCAGCATGACTTCAATCTACTGAGAAAGCTTGTACTTCCTGATGGTTCCATATTGAGGGCCAAGCTTCCTGGCAGACCAACCAGAGATTGTTTGTTCACTGATCCTGCAAGAGatggaaaaag CCTTCTGAAGATATGGAACATGAATGATTTTTCTGGTGTCGTGGGAGTATTCAACTGTCAAGGGGCCGGGTGGTGTAAGATTGGAAAGAAGAATCTCATTCATGACGAACAGCCCGGCACAACTACTGGTGTCATCAGAGCTAGTGATGTTGATTATCTGCCCAAAGTTGCTGGCATTGATTGGACAGGCAACGTCATCCTATATTCCCATCTTGGAG GAGAGGTAGTTTATGTCCCCCGGAACACATCATTGCCAGTTACCTTAAAATCCCGGGAATACGAAGTTTTCACTGTAGCCCCTGTGAAGGAATTATCGGGCGGAGCCTTGTTTGCCCCTATAGGTCTCATCAAGATGTTCAATTCGGGAGGCGCTATCAAGGGGTTGGAGTACGAGACTCTGAGCGGATTGGTGCACTTGAAAATCCGTGGCTGTGGAGTATTTGGGGCATATTCTTCGGTTCGACCACAGAGAGTACTAATCGATTCGCAAGAGTCTGAATTCAGATACGAAGAACCATCTGGCTTACTCACCTTCACTTTGCGGGTTCCAGAGGAAGAGTTATACCAATGGAACGTAGCGATTGACTTATAG
- the LOC120294747 gene encoding chaperone protein dnaJ 11, chloroplastic-like produces the protein MLALAVAAASAAPPQPPPRRSLSSRLPANRRRPPPPRLEPRRRPASAAAAAAAAASLYEVLRVERTASPTEIKGAYRTLAKLYHPDALSPVEAGSDGRDFLEIHDAYATLSDPSARALYDLSLGSHQQGRPSSGAAWCCPTRRWETDQCW, from the coding sequence ATGCtcgccctcgccgtcgccgccgcctccgccgcccccCCCCAGCCTCCCCCGCggcgctctctctcctcccggCTCCCCGCcaaccgccgccgcccgcccccTCCCCGCCTGGAGCCCCGGCGGCGgccggcgtcggcggcggcggcggcggcggcggcggccagcCTCTACGAGGTCCTGCGCGTCGAGCGGACCGCGTCGCCGACCGAGATCAAGGGCGCCTACCGCACGCTCGCCAAGCTCTACCACCCGGACGCCCTGAGCCCGGTCGAGGCCGGATCGGACGGCCGGGATTTCCTGGAGATCCACGACGCGTACGCGACGCTCTCCGACCCGTCGGCCAGGGCCCTCTACGACCTCTCCCTCGGGTCTCACCAGCAGGGGCGGCCCTCGAGCGGCGCCGCCTGGTGTTGCCCGACCCGGAGGTGGGAAACGGATCAGTGCTGGTAG
- the LOC120294663 gene encoding uncharacterized protein LOC120294663 gives MCCGTRVCMFCTCLIMVVVLIGLLFGFGVFKHGFHKLKDTIHDCDPAAGGLCGTGRPFLGFPAPPPF, from the coding sequence atgtgTTGCGGGACCAGAGTGTGCATGTTCTGCACGTGCCTGATCATGGTGGTGGTCCTGATCGGGCTGCTGTTCGGCTTCGGGGTGTTCAAGCACGGCTTCCACAAGCTGAAGGACACCATCCACGACTGCGATCCCGCCGCCGGCGGCCTCTGCGGGACCGGCAGGCCCTTCCTGGGTTTCCCGGCTCCTCCCCCCTTTTAG
- the LOC104450394 gene encoding protein DNA-DAMAGE INDUCIBLE 1 isoform X1 translates to MKITVMTADEQIISLDVDPHESVENVKALLEVETRVPLQLQQLLYNGKEMRNSEKLSALGVKDEDLVMMVSGAAASSAAGNELALNPDGSAVNPAALQQQLRQDSNMMAQLFQNDPEFAQALLGNDLNKLQDVLRERHRQRSELRRQQDEELALLHADPFDVEAQKKIEAAIRQKGIDENWAAALEHNPEAFARVVMLYVDMEVNGVPLKAFVDSGAQSTIISKSCAERCGLLRLLDQRYKGIAHGVGQSEILGRIHVASIKIGNIFYPCSFLVLDAPNMEFLFGLDMLRKHQCIIDLKENVLRVGGGEVSVPFLQEKDIPSRFLDEERHAKQASSSGAPATTGTTDKSKTTMPSGSHSSAATGAANTPSNASKEADLEAKIAKLVELGFKREAAIQALKFFDGNEEQAAAYLFGG, encoded by the exons ATGAAGATCACCGTGATGACCGCCGACGAGCAGATCATCTCCCTCGACGTCGATCCTCACGAATCC GTGGAGAATGTGAAGGCTCTGCTGGAAGTGGAG ACGCGCGTGCCTCTCCAGCTGCAGCAATTGCTCTACAATGGGAAGGAAATGAGGAACTCGGAGAAGCTGAGCGCTTTGGGCGTCAAGGACGAGGATTTGGTGATGATGGTCTCCGGTGCCGCCGCATCGAG TGCTGCGGGAAATGAGTTGGCCTTGAATCCTGATGGGTCTGCTGTGAACCCTGCAGCTCTCCAGCAACAACTTCGACAGGATTCTAACATGATGGCACAACTCTTTCAG AATGATCCTGAATTTGCCCAAGCGCTTCTGGGAAACGAtctaaataaattgcaggatgTTCTAAGGGAGCGCCATCGCCAAAGGTCTGAATTACGCAGGCAACAAGATGAGGAACTT GCCCTTCTACATGCCGATCCTTTTGACGTTGAGGcgcaaaagaaaattgaagctgCCATTCGTCAG aaagggattgatgaaaattgggcTGCTGCTCTGGAACATAACCCTGAAGCTTTTGCAAGAGTG GTGATGCTGTATGTTGACATGGAGGTCAATGGTGTCCCTTTGAAG GCTTTTGTTGATAGTGGAGCACAGTCTACTATTATATCAAAAAGTTGTGCAGAGCGTTGTGG ATTGTTGAGGCTTTTAGATCAGCGGTACAAAGGCATTGCTCATGGAGTTGGTCAATCTGAGATATTGGGTAGAATACATGTAGCTTCGATCAAG ATTGGGAATATATTTTATCCATGCTCCTTTTTGGTGCTGGATGCTCCAAACATGGAATTTCTCTTTGGTCTAGATATGCTCCGAAAGCACCAG TGTATAATTGATTTGAAGGAGAACGTTCTGAGGGTTGGCGGAGGGGAAGTTTCAGTACCATTTTTACAAG AAAAAGACATTCCATCGCGTTTTCTGGATGAAGAGAGGCATGCCAAGCAAGCATCTAGCTCAGGAGCCCCA GCTACAACAGGTACAACTGATAAGAGTAAAACCACCATGCCATCTGGCAGTCATTCTTCGG CTGCCACAGGAGCCGCGAACACACCCAGTAATGCAAGCAAG GAAGCTGATTTAGAAGCGAAGATTGCTAAGCTTGTGGAGCTTGGGTTTAAAAGAGAGGCAGCGATACAAGCTCTGAAATTCTTTGATGGTAATGAAGAGCAAGCAGCTGCCTATCTCTTTGGGGGCTGA
- the LOC104450394 gene encoding protein DNA-DAMAGE INDUCIBLE 1 isoform X2 — protein MKITVMTADEQIISLDVDPHESVENVKALLEVETRVPLQLQQLLYNGKEMRNSEKLSALGVKDEDLVMMVSGAAASSAAGNELALNPDGSAVNPAALQQQLRQDSNMMAQLFQNDPEFAQALLGNDLNKLQDVLRERHRQRSELRRQQDEELALLHADPFDVEAQKKIEAAIRQKGIDENWAAALEHNPEAFARVVMLYVDMEVNGVPLKAFVDSGAQSTIISKSCAERCGLLRLLDQRYKGIAHGVGQSEILGRIHVASIKIGNIFYPCSFLVLDAPNMEFLFGLDMLRKHQCIIDLKENVLRVGGGEVSVPFLQEKDIPSRFLDEERHAKQASSSGAPATTGTTDKSKTTMPSGSHSSGAANTPSNASKEADLEAKIAKLVELGFKREAAIQALKFFDGNEEQAAAYLFGG, from the exons ATGAAGATCACCGTGATGACCGCCGACGAGCAGATCATCTCCCTCGACGTCGATCCTCACGAATCC GTGGAGAATGTGAAGGCTCTGCTGGAAGTGGAG ACGCGCGTGCCTCTCCAGCTGCAGCAATTGCTCTACAATGGGAAGGAAATGAGGAACTCGGAGAAGCTGAGCGCTTTGGGCGTCAAGGACGAGGATTTGGTGATGATGGTCTCCGGTGCCGCCGCATCGAG TGCTGCGGGAAATGAGTTGGCCTTGAATCCTGATGGGTCTGCTGTGAACCCTGCAGCTCTCCAGCAACAACTTCGACAGGATTCTAACATGATGGCACAACTCTTTCAG AATGATCCTGAATTTGCCCAAGCGCTTCTGGGAAACGAtctaaataaattgcaggatgTTCTAAGGGAGCGCCATCGCCAAAGGTCTGAATTACGCAGGCAACAAGATGAGGAACTT GCCCTTCTACATGCCGATCCTTTTGACGTTGAGGcgcaaaagaaaattgaagctgCCATTCGTCAG aaagggattgatgaaaattgggcTGCTGCTCTGGAACATAACCCTGAAGCTTTTGCAAGAGTG GTGATGCTGTATGTTGACATGGAGGTCAATGGTGTCCCTTTGAAG GCTTTTGTTGATAGTGGAGCACAGTCTACTATTATATCAAAAAGTTGTGCAGAGCGTTGTGG ATTGTTGAGGCTTTTAGATCAGCGGTACAAAGGCATTGCTCATGGAGTTGGTCAATCTGAGATATTGGGTAGAATACATGTAGCTTCGATCAAG ATTGGGAATATATTTTATCCATGCTCCTTTTTGGTGCTGGATGCTCCAAACATGGAATTTCTCTTTGGTCTAGATATGCTCCGAAAGCACCAG TGTATAATTGATTTGAAGGAGAACGTTCTGAGGGTTGGCGGAGGGGAAGTTTCAGTACCATTTTTACAAG AAAAAGACATTCCATCGCGTTTTCTGGATGAAGAGAGGCATGCCAAGCAAGCATCTAGCTCAGGAGCCCCA GCTACAACAGGTACAACTGATAAGAGTAAAACCACCATGCCATCTGGCAGTCATTCTTCGG GAGCCGCGAACACACCCAGTAATGCAAGCAAG GAAGCTGATTTAGAAGCGAAGATTGCTAAGCTTGTGGAGCTTGGGTTTAAAAGAGAGGCAGCGATACAAGCTCTGAAATTCTTTGATGGTAATGAAGAGCAAGCAGCTGCCTATCTCTTTGGGGGCTGA
- the LOC104450397 gene encoding LOW QUALITY PROTEIN: subtilisin-like protease SBT5.4 (The sequence of the model RefSeq protein was modified relative to this genomic sequence to represent the inferred CDS: inserted 1 base in 1 codon), translating into MELSFRSHFLLSVLLLCLVHSTAFALKKPYIVYLGSHAHGPEPTAAEIESATNSHYDLLGSYLGSNEKAQEAIFYSYTHHINGFAAILDEDQAAEVAKHPDVLSVFLSKGRKLHTTRSWHFLGLERNGVIHKNSILRKARFGEDTIIGNLDTGVWPESKSFSDEGMGPIPGKWRGICQRGIKDGFSCNRKLIGARYFNKGYAAYAGXLNSTFYTARDHDGHGSHTLSTAGGSLVPGASVFGYGNGTAKGGSPKARVVAYKVCWPPLENVGCFDADVLAGFDAAISDGVDVLSVSLGDEPAEFFMDGIVIGSFHAARNGIVVVSSAGNSGPQPGTVLNVAPWMITVAASTIDREFTTYIALGNKQHLKGSSLSANELPSNKFYPLISGADAQAANVSAAEALLCKAGTLDRKKVKGKILACLLVDNKRIVVGQQAALAGAVGMVLANDEANGNDVVADAHVLPAAHISFVDGKVLFAYINSTAFPMAYITRVKTMLNTTPAPFMASFSSRGPNIVEPAILKPDITAPGLNIIAAYTLAVGPAGQDFDKRKTPFSAESGTSMSCPHVAGIVGLLKTLYPSWSPAAIQSAIMTTARTRDNKLEPMLDASFARATPFSYGAGHIRPNRAMNPGLVYDLTANDYLDFLCARGYNESQLRLFTNETHRCPKHFKTSDLNYPSITVPDLNGTMVVTRRMKNVGTPGTYSAHIKAPAGVSLSVQPQNLKFEKCGEEKEFKVVLKPKVAGKPVDYVFGKLIWSDGVHYVRSPLVVKHQ; encoded by the exons ATGGAGCTCTCCTTTCGCTCCCATTTTCTCCTCTCAGTCCTGCTTTTGTGTCTGGTGCATTCAACCGCCTTCGCCTTGAAAAAG CCTTACATCGTGTACCTAGGATCTCATGCACACGGTCCAGAACCGACCGCAGCAGAAATTGAAAGTGCCACCAATTCTCATTATGATTTACTTGGATCGTACTTGGGAAG CAATGAGAAGGCTCAGGAGGCAATTTTCTATTCATACACTCATCACATCAATGGTTTTGCTGCAATTCTCGATGAGGATCAAGCGGCAGAAGTTGCGA AGCACCCGGATGTCTTATCTGTGTTCCTAagcaaaggaaggaaattgCACACAACAAGGTCATGGCATTTCTTGGGGCTAGAGAGAAATGGGGTGATCCATAAGAATTCCATCTTGAGGAAGGCTAGGTTTGGTGAAGATACAATTATCGGCAACCTTGACACCG GTGTTTGGCCAGAATCGAAGAGCTTTAGCGATGAAGGGATGGGTCCTATCCCAGGAAAGTGGCGCGGAATCTGTCAGCGGGGCATAAAAGATGGGTTTTCTTGCAACAG GAAGCTGATCGGAGCGAGGTACTTCAACAAAGGATATGCTGCATATGCTG CTTTGAACTCCACGTTCTATACGGCACGGGATCATGATGGTCATGGGTCCCACACTCTATCGACAGCCGGAGGAAGCTTGGTCCCGGGAGCAAGTGTTTTTGGCTACGGCAATGGAACAGCTAAGGGAGGATCTCCAAAGGCCCGTGTTGTGGCTTACAAAGTGTGCTGGCCTCCGTTGGAAAATGTCGGCTGCTTTGACGCAGATGTCTTGGCAGGCTTTGATGCTGCGATTAGTGATGGTGTTGATGTTCTGTCGGTCTCTTTGGGCGATGAACCGGCCGAGTTTTTCATGGATGGAATTGTCATTGGATCCTTCCACGCAGCTAGGAATGGGATTGTGGTGGTTTCTTCCGCCGGCAACTCAGGGCCCCAACCAGGGACAGTGCTTAATGTTGCTCCGTGGATGATCACCGTTGCTGCAAGCACAATTGACCGGGAATTCACGACATACATTGCTCTTGGAAACAAGCAGCATCTAAAG GGATCAAGCCTTTCGGCCAATGAGTTGCCATCCAATAAATTCTATCCACTAATCAGTGGTGCAGATGCACAGGCTGCAAATGTGTCGGCCGCAGAAGC TTTGCTCTGCAAGGCTGGAACCCTCGACCGCAAGAAGGTGAAGGGGAAGATCTTGGCTTGCCTTCTCGTTGATAACAAGAGAATCGTCGTGGGTCAGCAAGCTGCGCTTGCAGGTGCTGTTGGGATGGTTTTGGCTAATGATGAAGCGAATGGAAATGATGTTGTTGCTGATGCTCATGTTCTTCCCGCTGCTCACATCTCTTTCGTGGATGGGAAAGTTCTATTTGCTTACATCAACTCCACGGC GTTTCCGATGGCTTACATTACTCGTGTGAAGACAATGTTAAACACGACACCTGCTCCATTTATGGCCTCCTTCTCATCCAGGGGACCAAACATCGTTGAGCCAGCTATCCTTAAG CCAGACATAACAGCACCAGGATTGAACATCATTGCTGCTTATACACTGGCAGTCGGTCCGGCAGGTCAAGATTTCGACAAGCGTAAAACGCCTTTCAGTGCAGAGTCAGGCACCTCAATGTCCTGTCCTCACGTGGCTGGCATTGTGGGTCTCCTCAAAACCCTCTATCCAAGTTGGAGTCCTGCCGCGATACAATCAGCGATCATGACAACTG CAAGAACACGAGACAACAAGCTAGAGCCGATGCTCGATGCATCTTTTGCTAGGGCAACTCCATTCTCCTACGGTGCTGGACACATCCGGCCAAATCGCGCCATGAACCCTGGTCTTGTGTATGACTTGACGGCAAACGACTACTTGGACTTCCTATGCGCCCGAGGCTACAATGAATCCCAACTGAGACTATTCACCAATGAGACTCACAGATGCCCTAAACACTTTAAAACATCGGATTTGAACTACCCTTCTATCACTGTCCCAGATCTCAACGGCACAATGGTGGTCACAAGAAGGATGAAGAATGTGGGGACTCCTGGCACGTATTCTGCACACATTAAGGCACCAGCAGGAGTGTCGCTCTCCGTCCAACCACAGAACCTGAAGTTTGAAAAGTGCGGGGAAGAGAAGGAATTCAAGGTGGTGCTGAAACCTAAAGTTGCTGGCAAGCCCGTTGACTATGTGTTTGGAAAGTTGATCTGGTCTGACGGGGTGCATTACGTGAGGAGTCCTTTGGTTGTGAAGCACCAGTGA